In Montipora capricornis isolate CH-2021 chromosome 4, ASM3666992v2, whole genome shotgun sequence, the DNA window tagagtgaatccgcAACGTTTCGGCAGTAGTCCATGTGtgggagcgaacaacagccatATATTTCTGTCgcggcgttttcacagatcgattaatttttagattgaaattcccgcgaatgagactcccgcaggagcccgatgaccaaccacaagaaactaacttcaCGTTATAGCGTCAACGAACCGGTACAGCCTTTGTTTCTTGAGGAAAAgaaagtctaaaaatagatcggtcggTAAAAATTCCATAACATAGCCTTTGCGTGGGAGTTGTTCACTACTCGTCATGGGCTCCTAGTTTCGGATAcctgtggacgggcaaattcgatttgaatacgctacgtgtggatgggaatatttttgaatccggaaagaaaaagctgcggattcaaaaatatccgaaTACGTGTAGACGGGATCACGAGGATCTGTTCTTTCCCCctcattctctctctctctcttcctcaaAATCTATCAaaaatttcaattaattttttcgaAATAGGGCCGAGTGTTGAGGATTTGTCCTGTGACATCAGTGACGTTAAGGAGAGAAGACCgttacgagaacgttgtctaaaaatattttttcctgtcattgtaataattttgcgattactccaagtcgatcggaatggaaagtgtgtgtccacattcaaaaactaaaattggTGAAGACGGCGTGGATCTTTGgagcaaaaattgaaaattcatcgtcaggtgcttgCGTCTTCCACATggcctcaaatttgatcatttcacgtcgatATCATACAGAACGAgaattgcaaagaaatgtatcaaaatgtgaaaagcacgtgcagggcgtgcagagatagggagcttaagcacgggTGCGGGTGTTTTTGAGAAGtggacggcaactggaagtgagccgttttcccttttaacttgtcttcacataACCACATTTTCATTGCTAagcatcttttctccattatagatgattagtataaaaatctgggagacaacaCTGGCTGGcacgcaaaatgttctcttccggttgccgtccgcgtctcaaaaacgcgcgtgcctAAGCTCCCTAATTGTTTCTGCttattaaacctattgttttgtggtgtccTCGCAGGCGCCGTCGCCGCCCCTGCTTAGGCTGCCAAATTTGTCTTACAGGACTCGACGTGAGCACACAATCAAAGCTAAATTTCCCTCCCCACTTTATCGTTACTACCAAGGCGGTTTGTTCTAGTGGAGATTTCGTTGTCGTCGCTGGATTCCAAAATTCCTACTGAACTAATATGTAACCGAAGGAGCGACTCGTTGTGCTTCCTCCCACAAGACTCGGATAATAATTTCCACAGACAACTGAAGTGGTTGTCCCAAACCCTATTACGCTTGCATCTCTCTGAATACAGCTTCTCCCAGCTACCATGCCAATTCGGACCTTCTGGTCATTTATGAAAACATTGATTCCTTCTCTTTCGCAACCTCCTTGCAGGTAAGAATTACTCAACAACGATTTCCACTCGTTCTGGCCAAGATGTGTGTGAATGACCTTTTTGCCATTTATTATCCTGTGTAATGACTGTCTCGGTGGTAAAGGAACCATGATCCAGTTCATTTCACTGTTTTTTCGCATACCGAGGCATAGCTTAGACAAAGGAGTCGTCCAATAGGCTGGGGATACCATCTCAGTCATGTCCAGTCCGTTAAGAGCTGAGCTTGGGTGGTAAGCTTGTTTTCTGGTCCATTTCTTAGAGGAATACATAAAGGTGGGCTATACGAGAAAAGaggtaataattttttattaaaaaagaaaaagccctTTTCCGTCGTTTTAAGGTTTTACTTTATTAATAGCCCATTTTCTTCCTAAGATAGACACTTAAACAtttactctgtcaaacattagtatcatccaactagtggactaatgcaaatcctgcattttgattggctacgctactagaggactattattaatagtcctcgagtagcgaaaagcctgacgctttctttcgttttgttcccaaataaatatttctttaacttgcatttgctaactttattattgccttttctgcccgactagttgggtgatactaaaacaattagacccttcgccctcaagggccacgggtgaCCCGTAGACCGCAAGGATTCTATGGAGTGTTTATTAGTGTAAATAACTCCGGTAGCAGAATCTTGCCATGGTTGAATCACAGAGTAGCCTACGTGGAGCCGTACCCTCCCCCACAggagggtacggctacacgtaggctactCCCAGAGAGGAACGGAGTGTTGTTAGGTATCGAGAGGTGACCTCATGCAGGCAAAAGTAGGTCTCTCCTCCGAGCTCATACGAACCGAGTAAAAGTTGatattaacactttttcttGAATATTTTAGGAAAGCATATCAGTTTAGCGATCGAGCCCCAGGAAACTGCGAAGGGAAATCAAGCCCGTGAATACTATTTTGCTTTGGTTGCGTTTTCAGGGTTCCAGGTGATATAGTAAAACTTAATAAATGTCGCTCGCTTGGATTGGccagtttttttaaacttaccactttaaaatggttTCCGCTATCCCTGAGGAAATAACTTCATCGAACTTAGGTGACCACCATTTTTGATGGTATTAAGGTTTTGCACGgtagccatgttgcatggcaggaacaatagattctttttcctttgggaacaaatgttctttctaatgcaaaacattttcattgttcctctcatgcaacatggctgccgtgcaaaacctctatacatTGTATTTACCCTGTAGCCTTGTTTATCTAGTTCAAATTATAAAGGAATATTTACCTTGAAAAAGTTTATAACTtgtacaaaaacaaaggaaaaaagctgctttttggGGAGATAAGGGTGTATATGTTGccagtaaaatccgttctcaggttgaaccCCTTTTTACCTCGGTCAAACCGGTGATCCTTGTATTGACCCGTATTACCTAGTTTGAGTTCATCGGAGTGCGTTTTCAACCTATAcaagtaaaatgaggatcaccaatctAACCTACAACAGGTAAAAACGGATtaaacctgagaacggattttactggAAACACATACTGAGGGCCATCAACCACGCGTGGTAGTCGTATGAAAATAACTCCTTGTTTCGTCTAAATCCTATCTACGCTTGGATATCACCTTGTTGCCGTCAATCTTCATGACTAGAGTCCAGCCTCCTTCGTCACACCCGGGAATTTTAGTCATGTGACAATAAACGTTTACTTCCTGTCCATCAGCTCCATTTGGCCAAATCGGATAGTTGCCGTCTGAAGCCAAactgtaaaaacaaattaataacaaaatcaataataataataataataataataataataataatataataataatatcctaTTTCGTGCTGCTACGAAGccttaataataatacaataaaaCGGCCTACATTGCTCACTAATTAGGGagaagttacagtaaaattaatttaattaaccaTCAAGTTTGCTTGAAAATGTCTAAAAATAGGAATTGTTTTTAGCAAAGAATCAATTCCTTTGGCGCTGCCAGATGGAATAATTGCGACGTGCTTATTATAAAAAGCTCTTAGTGTAAGAAGAATAGAGAAATCGTACATATCACGTCGGCGAAGGTGGCTTCCGAAAAATTCATGAGTAAAAATGTCCGTTTTTacactagagacgcataatccgtccaggcGAATTATTCGTCTCTGATATTACCTCTGAtctgtaaagacgggacgaactatataaCAAGATAACACGCATGATTCGTCTGGGACTGCAGtcattggtcaaagtaatttagttttgattttaCCGCCTTTAACTGGAAACTGCGTGATGATTACTATACTTTGACAACAGGTCAAATGTGGAAGTACAAGTGACTGAAAACAATGCATATGCCATATTTGTAAAGGGAGTAACATGAATGATATAGGTACATTATACAAATCACCTGTTGGTG includes these proteins:
- the LOC138044422 gene encoding uncharacterized protein isoform X1, with the translated sequence MQKVSTWTITKILLFNHVLNIVTTVLMASRYETELKASYFMISSQITEGFEFTEVGNALGEKDCLSLCNRDVECTDFIDSASSGSICLMKLKQKGMTHEKLVKRVKEHNFVHFRKLGRNFDFKSRTFGFGDEDEEVTRPRSCKEIYDTNSLASDGNYPIWPNGADGQEVNVYCHMTKIPGCDEGGWTLVMKIDGNKPTFMYSSKKWTRKQAYHPSSALNGLDMTEMVSPAYWTTPLSKLCLGMRKNSEMNWIMVPLPPRQSLHRIINGKKVIHTHLGQNEWKSLLSNSYLQGGCEREGINVFINDQKVRIGMVAGRSCIQRDASVIGFGTTTSVVCGNYYPSLVGGSTTSRSFGYILVQ